A DNA window from Camelina sativa cultivar DH55 chromosome 17, Cs, whole genome shotgun sequence contains the following coding sequences:
- the LOC104756512 gene encoding kinesin-like protein KIN-7C, mitochondrial isoform X1, with amino-acid sequence MSASRSQRSSTISPARTRRSPATIPTKRPETPSSSHFSASPAASSSPLLRSSPSPSTSSAAAAASSGSTAVASSKLKENITVTIRFRPLSQREVNNGDEIAWYADGDYTIRNEYNPALCYGFDRVFGPPTTTRRVYDIAAQQVVSGAMSGINGTVFAYGVTSSGKTHTMHGEQRSPGVIPLAVKDVFSIIQETPEREFLLRVSYLEIYNEVINDLLDPTGQNLRIREDSQGTYVEGIKDEVVLSPAHALSLIASGEEHRHVGSNNVNLFSSRSHTMFTLTIESSPHGKGDDGEDVTLSQLHLIDLAGSESSKTEITGQRRKEGSSINKSLLTLGTVISKLTDTKAAHIPYRDSKLTRLLQSTLSGHGRVSLICTITPASSTSEETHNTLKFAQRCKHVEIKASRNKIMDEKSLIKKYQKEISCLQEELTQLRRGVSNQEELADRKLQVKLQSRLEEDEEAKAALMGRIQRLTKLILVSTKSSLQAASVKPEHIWRHAFGEDELAYLPDRRRENMADDGAGSTVSENLKEPRDGNSSMDEMTKDKKRNKTRGMLGWLKMKKSDGLAGTLVADGNQSQASGSPSSSSKCTQTKTARRDNAAAIKSFPGKTVAGDLFSATIGPGDPSPQNDIRQIGTTIADQMDLLHEQTKILVGEVALRTSSLNRLSEQATRNPEDFHIRDQIQKLEDEISEKKNQIRVLEQQIIEIFGMTPYAADSFGMSQVLSKLTTQLNEKIFEHEIKSADNRILQEQLQMTKSENAEMQETIMLLRQQLDSLAERQTTYTQQMAGDESSGKNTRNRNGEESEIYSGAGTPTSVMSLNRVFSQEETKEMNNETTLNTQALEIENLKKEKVRLIEEKDELCKLNKKLTEEASYAKELASAAAVELQNLAEEVTRLCNENAKLSR; translated from the exons ATGTCTGCTTCTAGGTCACAGAGATCATCCACGATCTCTCCGGCTCGTACTCGTCGATCGCCGGCGACTATTCCGACGAAACGACCGGAAACTCCTTCTTCCTCTCACTTTTCTGCATCTCCGGCTGCTTCTTCGAGTCCGTTATTACGTTCTAGTCCTAGTCCGTCTacttcctccgccgccgccgccgcctcCTCTGGTTCTACGGCTGTTGCTTCCTCCAAACTGAAGGAGAATATTACCGTCACGATTCGGTTTCGTCCTCTcag TCAAAGAGAGGTCAATAATGGAGATGAGATAGCTTGGTATGCAGATGGAGACTACACTATTCGGAATGAGTACAATCCAGCTCTTTGTTATGGCTTTG ATAGGGTATTTGGTCCACCAACAACTACTCGGCGTGTTTATGATATTGCTGCTCAACAAGTTGTTAGTGGGGCTATGTCAGGGATTAATG GTACTGTGTTTGCTTATGGAGTTACTAGCAGTGGCAAGACTCATACAATGCAT GGGGAGCAAAGGTCACCTGGAGTAATTCCGTTGGCAGTGAAGGATGTGTTTAGCATTATTCAGGAG ACACCAGAACGGGAATTTCTTCTTCGTGTTTCGTATCTAGAGATATACAATGAG GTCATCAATGACTTACTAGATCCAACAGGACAGAATCTAAGAATACGAGAGGATTCTCAG GGCACATATGTTGAAGGTATTAAAGATGAGGTTGTCTTATCCCCTGCTCATGCTCTATCCCTAATAGCATCTGGAGAAG AACACAGGCATGTTGGTTCAAATAATGTCAATCTTTTTAGCAGCCGGAGCCACACAATGTTCACCTTG ACTATAGAAAGTAGTCCACATGGAAAGGGAGATGACGGCGAAGATGTTACTCTTTCTCAGTTG CACCTTATTGATCTTGCTGGATCTGAAAGTTCTAAAACTGAAATAACTGGACAGCGGAGGAAAGAGGGCTCTTCCATCAATAAAAGTTTACTTACCCTTGGCACT GTTATATCTAAATTGACAGACACTAAGGCAGCTCATATACCCTACAGGGATTCTAAACTTACACGTCTCTTGCAGTCAACACTTAGTGGTCATGGACGAGTATCA CTTATTTGCACTATCACACCTGCATCCAGCACAAGTGAAGAGACACACAACACATTAAAATTCGCTCAGAGGTGCAAGCATGTTGAAATCAAAGCTTCACGAAATAAG ATTATGGATGAAAAGTCTCTTATAAAAAAGTATCAGAAAGAAATATCGTGTTTACAAGAGGAACTTACGCAATTGAGGCGTGGGGTTTCTAACCAAGAAGAGTTGGCTGATCGAAAACTTCAG GTTAAACTTCAGTCAAGGttggaggaagatgaagaagccaaAGCAGCTCTGATGGGAAGAATTCAGCGACTGACAAAATTAATCTTGGTTTCAACAAAAAGTTCACTGCAAGCTGCTTCTGTAAAACCTGAACATATATGGAGGCATGCTTTTGGAGAGGATGAG CTAGCATACTTGCCCGATAGAAGACGAGAGAACATGGCTGATGATGGTGCTGGAAGCACAGTTTCTGAAAATTTAAAGGAGCCGAGAGATGGAAATAGTAGTATGGACGAGATGACAAAGGACAAGAAAAGGAACAAGACTCGTGGAATGCTTGGCTGGCTAAAAATGAAA AAATCTGATGGTCTGGCTGGGACATTAGTGGCTGATGGTAACCAGAGCCAAGCAAGTGGatctccttcatcttcctctaagtgtacacaaacaaaaacagccAGAAGAGACAATGCAGCAGCTATCAAGTCTTTTCCAGGAAAAACTGTTGCTGGAGACTTATTCAGTGCTACTATTGGACCAGGAGACCCTTCTCcg CAAAATGACATACGGCAGATTGGAACTACTATTGCGGATCAAATGGATCTTCTTCACGAGCAGACAAAAATACTTGTTGGAGAAGTAGCATTGCGTACCAGCTCCTTAAATCGGCTTTCCGAACAAGCCACTCGCAACCCTGAAGATTTCCATATCAGA GATCAAATTCAGAAATTAGAAGATGAAATCAGcgaaaagaagaatcaaataCGTGTTCTCGAGCAACAAATTATTGAGATTTTCGGAATGACTCCCTATGCCGCAGATTCGTTTGGAATGTCTCAG GTTTTGTCGAAGCTCACAACGCAACTAAATGagaaaatctttgaacatgag ATAAAGTCTGCAGACAATAGGATTCTGCAGGAGCAGTTGCAGATGACT AAATCAGAGAACGCTGAGATGCAAGAGACAATCATGCTACTAAGACAACAACTAGATTCGTTAGCCGAGAGACAGACAACATATACACAGCAAATGGCAGGAGACGAATCATCAGGGAAGAATACTCGCAACAGAAATGGTGAGGAGTCAGAAATCTACTCTGGAGCAGGAACACCGACTAGCGTGATGAGCTTAAATAGAGTATTTTCTCAGGAAGAGACTAAAGAGATGAACAACGAAACAACTCTCAACACTCAG GCATTGGAAATTGAGAatctgaagaaggagaaggtgaGACTGATTGAGGAAAAAGATGAGCTTTGTAAACTTAATAAGAAACTCACTGAAGAAGCTTCTTATGCTAAAGAATTAGCGTCTGCCGCAGCAGTAGAACTCCAGAATTTGGCTGAAGAAGTTACTAGACTCTGCAATGAAAACGCAAAACTCAGCAGGTGA
- the LOC104756512 gene encoding kinesin-like protein KIN-7C, mitochondrial isoform X2, whose protein sequence is MSASRSQRSSTISPARTRRSPATIPTKRPETPSSSHFSASPAASSSPLLRSSPSPSTSSAAAAASSGSTAVASSKLKENITVTIRFRPLSQREVNNGDEIAWYADGDYTIRNEYNPALCYGFDRVFGPPTTTRRVYDIAAQQVVSGAMSGINGTVFAYGVTSSGKTHTMHGEQRSPGVIPLAVKDVFSIIQETPEREFLLRVSYLEIYNEVINDLLDPTGQNLRIREDSQGTYVEGIKDEVVLSPAHALSLIASGEEHRHVGSNNVNLFSSRSHTMFTLTIESSPHGKGDDGEDVTLSQLHLIDLAGSESSKTEITGQRRKEGSSINKSLLTLGTVISKLTDTKAAHIPYRDSKLTRLLQSTLSGHGRVSLICTITPASSTSEETHNTLKFAQRCKHVEIKASRNKIMDEKSLIKKYQKEISCLQEELTQLRRGVSNQEELADRKLQVKLQSRLEEDEEAKAALMGRIQRLTKLILVSTKSSLQAASVKPEHIWRHAFGEDELAYLPDRRRENMADDGAGSTVSENLKEPRDGNSSMDEMTKDKKRNKTRGMLGWLKMKKSDGLAGTLVADGNQSQASGSPSSSSKCTQTKTARRDNAAAIKSFPGKTVAGDLFSATIGPGDPSPIGTTIADQMDLLHEQTKILVGEVALRTSSLNRLSEQATRNPEDFHIRDQIQKLEDEISEKKNQIRVLEQQIIEIFGMTPYAADSFGMSQVLSKLTTQLNEKIFEHEIKSADNRILQEQLQMTKSENAEMQETIMLLRQQLDSLAERQTTYTQQMAGDESSGKNTRNRNGEESEIYSGAGTPTSVMSLNRVFSQEETKEMNNETTLNTQALEIENLKKEKVRLIEEKDELCKLNKKLTEEASYAKELASAAAVELQNLAEEVTRLCNENAKLSR, encoded by the exons ATGTCTGCTTCTAGGTCACAGAGATCATCCACGATCTCTCCGGCTCGTACTCGTCGATCGCCGGCGACTATTCCGACGAAACGACCGGAAACTCCTTCTTCCTCTCACTTTTCTGCATCTCCGGCTGCTTCTTCGAGTCCGTTATTACGTTCTAGTCCTAGTCCGTCTacttcctccgccgccgccgccgcctcCTCTGGTTCTACGGCTGTTGCTTCCTCCAAACTGAAGGAGAATATTACCGTCACGATTCGGTTTCGTCCTCTcag TCAAAGAGAGGTCAATAATGGAGATGAGATAGCTTGGTATGCAGATGGAGACTACACTATTCGGAATGAGTACAATCCAGCTCTTTGTTATGGCTTTG ATAGGGTATTTGGTCCACCAACAACTACTCGGCGTGTTTATGATATTGCTGCTCAACAAGTTGTTAGTGGGGCTATGTCAGGGATTAATG GTACTGTGTTTGCTTATGGAGTTACTAGCAGTGGCAAGACTCATACAATGCAT GGGGAGCAAAGGTCACCTGGAGTAATTCCGTTGGCAGTGAAGGATGTGTTTAGCATTATTCAGGAG ACACCAGAACGGGAATTTCTTCTTCGTGTTTCGTATCTAGAGATATACAATGAG GTCATCAATGACTTACTAGATCCAACAGGACAGAATCTAAGAATACGAGAGGATTCTCAG GGCACATATGTTGAAGGTATTAAAGATGAGGTTGTCTTATCCCCTGCTCATGCTCTATCCCTAATAGCATCTGGAGAAG AACACAGGCATGTTGGTTCAAATAATGTCAATCTTTTTAGCAGCCGGAGCCACACAATGTTCACCTTG ACTATAGAAAGTAGTCCACATGGAAAGGGAGATGACGGCGAAGATGTTACTCTTTCTCAGTTG CACCTTATTGATCTTGCTGGATCTGAAAGTTCTAAAACTGAAATAACTGGACAGCGGAGGAAAGAGGGCTCTTCCATCAATAAAAGTTTACTTACCCTTGGCACT GTTATATCTAAATTGACAGACACTAAGGCAGCTCATATACCCTACAGGGATTCTAAACTTACACGTCTCTTGCAGTCAACACTTAGTGGTCATGGACGAGTATCA CTTATTTGCACTATCACACCTGCATCCAGCACAAGTGAAGAGACACACAACACATTAAAATTCGCTCAGAGGTGCAAGCATGTTGAAATCAAAGCTTCACGAAATAAG ATTATGGATGAAAAGTCTCTTATAAAAAAGTATCAGAAAGAAATATCGTGTTTACAAGAGGAACTTACGCAATTGAGGCGTGGGGTTTCTAACCAAGAAGAGTTGGCTGATCGAAAACTTCAG GTTAAACTTCAGTCAAGGttggaggaagatgaagaagccaaAGCAGCTCTGATGGGAAGAATTCAGCGACTGACAAAATTAATCTTGGTTTCAACAAAAAGTTCACTGCAAGCTGCTTCTGTAAAACCTGAACATATATGGAGGCATGCTTTTGGAGAGGATGAG CTAGCATACTTGCCCGATAGAAGACGAGAGAACATGGCTGATGATGGTGCTGGAAGCACAGTTTCTGAAAATTTAAAGGAGCCGAGAGATGGAAATAGTAGTATGGACGAGATGACAAAGGACAAGAAAAGGAACAAGACTCGTGGAATGCTTGGCTGGCTAAAAATGAAA AAATCTGATGGTCTGGCTGGGACATTAGTGGCTGATGGTAACCAGAGCCAAGCAAGTGGatctccttcatcttcctctaagtgtacacaaacaaaaacagccAGAAGAGACAATGCAGCAGCTATCAAGTCTTTTCCAGGAAAAACTGTTGCTGGAGACTTATTCAGTGCTACTATTGGACCAGGAGACCCTTCTCcg ATTGGAACTACTATTGCGGATCAAATGGATCTTCTTCACGAGCAGACAAAAATACTTGTTGGAGAAGTAGCATTGCGTACCAGCTCCTTAAATCGGCTTTCCGAACAAGCCACTCGCAACCCTGAAGATTTCCATATCAGA GATCAAATTCAGAAATTAGAAGATGAAATCAGcgaaaagaagaatcaaataCGTGTTCTCGAGCAACAAATTATTGAGATTTTCGGAATGACTCCCTATGCCGCAGATTCGTTTGGAATGTCTCAG GTTTTGTCGAAGCTCACAACGCAACTAAATGagaaaatctttgaacatgag ATAAAGTCTGCAGACAATAGGATTCTGCAGGAGCAGTTGCAGATGACT AAATCAGAGAACGCTGAGATGCAAGAGACAATCATGCTACTAAGACAACAACTAGATTCGTTAGCCGAGAGACAGACAACATATACACAGCAAATGGCAGGAGACGAATCATCAGGGAAGAATACTCGCAACAGAAATGGTGAGGAGTCAGAAATCTACTCTGGAGCAGGAACACCGACTAGCGTGATGAGCTTAAATAGAGTATTTTCTCAGGAAGAGACTAAAGAGATGAACAACGAAACAACTCTCAACACTCAG GCATTGGAAATTGAGAatctgaagaaggagaaggtgaGACTGATTGAGGAAAAAGATGAGCTTTGTAAACTTAATAAGAAACTCACTGAAGAAGCTTCTTATGCTAAAGAATTAGCGTCTGCCGCAGCAGTAGAACTCCAGAATTTGGCTGAAGAAGTTACTAGACTCTGCAATGAAAACGCAAAACTCAGCAGGTGA